The DNA segment GCAGGCTGCTTACACTGTAAGTGCTTCAGCATGAAGTAgtcttagcttttttttttcttcattgcatcaGAAAGAAAGCTTTCCTATCACATCAACAGATGGTGAACACTTGATATCAGTAGCCTCATAGCCTCTTATGACTTGTGTTATGCCACTTCAAGCACTGACATCAATTACACTGGTAATCCTGGGTTCAGCCTTATTGATAACACTAACAATGCTTTTTGATTTGCTGCAACCAGTCGCTCACCATGGAAATCAGACCTGTTGTGCAAAGTTTGATTTATGCTGACCTCTCATCAGGGAGCCCGAGACCTCTGTTATCAAACAAAATCAACTCATCTTCCAAGAGACCTTGTGACATAATCATGAGCAAAATATTTTGCCTGGTTTTATATCATTCATAAAGGACTTTTCCAGAAAATTGTGCAGAAATTTCACATTATTTTCAATCAGTTTACCATACTTTCTTTTGCACATTTTTGTACTGTGAGCATGGCTAGATATAAAGAATATCCTCAAGTGTTGTGATTGGACATCAGTGGTTTGAGCTGCTATATTAATGAGTATTCAGCTGTATCAGTGTTTTGAGATAAACTTTGCAAGGTTACTTTCAAAAAAGACGACGGATTGGTCAACAAACTGCATAGCAGAGAAGGTGGACATTAGTGGTTTAATATTACCTTGACTCTACAGATTGCCCGTTTCCCCACAGATATTTGGCCTGGGCTGCATGTGCTCCTGCCTGGCTCTGGGAATTGTGCGCTTCCTTCGTCCAAAGTCACCTCTGCAATGCTTGTTCCCTGCAGCAGCCAGTCAGGACATTATGATGTCACCTATAACAGCCAGTTGATGCCACTGCAATGCTGAGTTCATTTCACATATTCACATTGCTGTTTTGGATGtctgcttcatatctgcatttACCCACCCTGTGTACGTCACCATGCTTAGTGATAAATCTGATCTTTTCGTTCAGCTGTGGCCTTTAATTCGGTAAGGGTCAAATTCAAAGACACTGTAACAATGAAAAGAATCACTGCAGGTTTGAGAGTATATTAAGGTTGAGGTGTGGCATCATGCAGTCATGAAAGATAGGTGCAGAGGATCTAGGCCATGCACAAGCCTAGAAGTTTGAGGTGATGCCCTTTCGCCAACCTCAGCTGCATCCGTCACTGTTTGCCCTCTATGGTCAAGATTCTGAAAACCAACATAGATTGTGTATGTTTTGCATGGTTTACACTATATTCAATATATATTTGGATGTATTTATCAGTAAGCTTGGCCACTCTTCCCTTTGAGATACGGATGCAGTCATGCGGGAAATTGTTAGCTGTGGGATTGTGTGCTACTGAGTACATAATGACTAGGCTCTAAACTCATCATCAGATTTTCTTGAGAAAGGTTGCCTTGCCCTCAGAAAATACCAAAACGAGCAGTTTTATTTTTGTAACTAAGGAGAAATTAGTGTTTGCTTTTTCATAGCACTGAAACATGGTCCTTCTGCGATGACAGAAGACGTGTTGGTGTTGCGGTACTCTCATGTGATAAATTGCACTCAGATGGGAAGCATCATATTTCGCGTTTCAGAATTTTTCGCTGGTATTCAGGTGTACAGTTTGCACTGTGCTGCTGCGCCCAGTTTATCTAGCAGCTCAGCTTTATTCTGCCCAACCATGCATAATTTGCCAACAGCTGCAGGTTGTTTCCTCAATTATAAAATGGGTACCATTCTGGCAGTGCGTTTTTTGTAACAAATTAGTAGTCTCTCTACCGTGCATGATTTGCTGACCTTTGCAGGGTTAACAGATAGACTGGAGAAGCTGACTGTGTATTTTGTAGGCATAGCTTTGGCTCATTGCTTCTTTGCGATTTCGCCAACTACATTGGAAGTGGCCCTTGGGTCACTAGTGACTAGATGTATGCTCATGTCTTGATTAAAAGACGTGTACTTAACCTATTAACGCGAAATGCCAACTTAAAAGGACATGAGAAACATTTTCATGTTTCATTACATTTGCTTTGAATGAAGTTCAGTGCCTCTAGCCATTTTACAGTATAGTGTGCACAAATTTTAatgcgctgttttgttttttcctaaGAAAGTAGTTTAAAATATTCTGCTTGTATTTCCTGTGATTTTGAGCCAGTCAATAATGATGTTCGTACATCACAGTATCAGCTCGCACCTAGTGGCTAAGTTAAATCTGCTTAAAAGTAATGCTGCAGCTCGTTTTTTGTAACAAAAACCAGCTCCTTCAAATGAGTTGTGTATGAAAATGTTATaataattttgagaaaaaaattgttaaaagcAGCTGTACTGGTGCGAGGTGCAATGAATAAAATGCGTCAAGGTGTTAGTTAATGGCATGCAAGATATTGCACGTTTACAGCCCTAGTTCATGCAGTGTCCGACTTGGATCACTTGCATTGCTTGATGTCTTCTTTATTTCTGAGTTTTATGAGTTCTGAAAAGTTAAATAGCACCTGTGGAGGTGATTGTGTAGTGCACAGGAGTGAGTGAAATCCTATTGTTTCTTTTTAATGCCTGTGCCTCTACATTAAGCTGTACTGACCTTATGGTTGTTATTTGTAGTGATGCTTCTCTTTTACTATTATTAGATAACATATTGTACAAACTGAAGCCGACCCCTTTAAATACTTGCTAATTTCAGTCTCTGAAAGCAGTCATTCAGTTACTATATGTTAGAAGGATAATGGTACAATTCTAAAAAGCGCAGTAATGCAGACTAAAAGACATTTtgttatgtatgtatgtatgttatgTGGAGAAAATGTTCTCGTCATTGGAGTTGTATGAATATTTTAGCCTTTCAGATGCTAGACCATATAATGTATTATTGGTTCACGCTTAAAGTTGAGTAAGAATGTTGATTAACTTTAACTGTGTTCAAAAATTCTGGAGCGAGTACTGAATACATTTCCAGTTatgaaacagaaaataaaacTCTCGCTCAAGTTGTGACATTCAAGTTTGTAACAGGGACTATACCATAATGTATGGGGTCCTTCGCCTCCTACTCACACCCTCATTCTCATTATATGCCTAGAATGGATTCTTGATatgcttccctttcctgcctGGCTAACACAGAGCATTTGCCTTCTGTGGTCACTTGTGAAATAGTTCATGCATAAAAGTGCACAACAGGGCTGGTACCAATAATATTACTCAAAGGAAATATGGTATTTCTTAAAGGAAAAGTTGATTTGAAGACCTTAAAAAGGCTCTTAATGCCTattaaaaatgaataaaagtAGATAGGTTGCCCCTCAAGGATGTCAGATGTGCAGTTTCaccaaaattttaagagagaaaaCAGTGTAACTGGTTTATGGCAATGCCTGATGAAAGAGTGCTTTCATCAACTCTCCCATAAGCTTCTTTATCCTGTAACAGATGATTTTGAGATTATTAAGTTTATTGGCTATGCTGCAAGTTGCATCTAATGAATAACGCTCAAAGCATAGTGAAACGAGATGGCTTGTGTCATAAAGTAATATAGCTTGTGTCATAAAGTGATTTCTTTTTTCTGAGTGATGCATGAATAATAATGTGAAAAGCACAAAAAtaatcgaaacaaaaaaaaactgcagaggtGTCGCTTCAAGTGGCTTGCCCCACTGGGGTGCACAAATGTTTTATGTTACACTCAAAATCATGTACTTGACTGCTCTGGCAGAGAGACCAAGTTTTGCGCTGAATGAATGAGGAAATAACCGTGAGGAGCTTCAGTAATCAACAGCACCCTTTTGGTCTCTTTAAACTGCAAAGGCATGCTCACCCTGTTCTGAAATGCTCCTAATTCTGGCGTGAGCACAGTTCTTACGCTCAAATTTTGAAGAGGGTCATGTGCTGAGCCTTCCATTCAGAACAGCTTGTTCTGTTTCTGTCTTGATTTTTTGCTCTCTCATATTGACATTTGCAAAGTATTTCGTTGCAGGAAAAAAAGTATTTGCCTTAATTGAAAAACTCTGACAAAAATTAATATTTGATGTGACAAATTGCTGTGTATGTATCTCTAATAAGCAGACGTCAGAGGCAGTGACGTGAGCTAATCTTGATTTTGGTGACTGTCATTTCTTCAGTGTATCTTGTGATTGTGCATAGGCAAAATTGGCTGTTTATGTGAAGTAAAAAAGTATTTGTTTAATCTGTAGACTTACTGCTAAATATACATTTTCGGCTTTGCACGAGGCTGCCTCAAGGTCTAGGCAGTAGGGGCATAATTGGGCCTGCCCTAACCCCCTCCCGTTTTATCACTAACGAggagcatcatcatcagcctgactacactcactgcagggcaaaggcctcttccatgtctctccgattaaccccgtcctttgccagctgcgcccaccctatgcctgcaaacttcttaatctcatccgcccacctaactttctccggccccctgctacacttgccttctcttggaatccactccgttacccttaaggaccagcggttatcttaccttcacattacatgccctgcccaagaccatttcttcctcttgatttcggctaggatgtcactGCCCCCCCGTTTTTtcgtcacccactctgcccgcttccggtctttttatgccacacctatcatttttctttccatggctcgctgcattgtcctatATGAGTGTACAGCCTTGGTCTAGAATGTACACCATTTGTCAAAAGTTTTGAGCTCAGGGGTTTTAATTCCAAGCTACACCGTATGGCTCGTAAAGCATCTGCAGCGTTCCGAATCGCCAGAGGGTAAGAAGATTTGTAGTTCTGCCCCCTTCATTGGGTAGGACTTCCACGAATGCTACAGGAGCCCTACtacacagcttagaagcaaaccccctcGTGGGCtacaaacttttgacaaaggctgtacagcCCCACCAATGCATAGGGCTTCAAAGGGCGCTTGAGTGCCACACTCCACAGTTTTGGAaccaaaccccttgggctgcatattttGTACAGAAGCTTTACATTGTGCTTAAGACATCACAAAAGCACCTCAGAAAAGGGGGAGTACATACTGCATACGTCTGCTTAGCCAAATAAAGAACTAGCTTAAAACTTCTTACTCCTAGGTTTTGCTGTACATCCACTTGGCAGTGACAATTGCCATTTGTTTGGCATTTAATTTTGTATTGCGAAAATAACTTGTGGGAGCTATTGAGATATCGTGTTACCTTTGGCAATTATGTTTGATGGCATTATTAAGCATGCTACCTTTAGCAAGCTTTTATTTTTACTTCAGTTTATTAAACCTGAACACAAAACCTATATTAGATGTAATGTTCATGCAGATCAAGTGGAACATTGTGAATGATTAAGTGCATGTTGATGAAAGCATCCCTTACATCCCACAACAGCCAAACTGACCAGTTAGTGGTACATACTGAAAGGCAAACAGCGCAAAGACGATGACCAAAGCAGAAGAAGCACAGAACGAGCGCTGATTAACAACAACCGAAAGTTTATTTGAAGAAAGCAACACAATATATGGAAAAAGTGGCCAACCTATCAACAAGTAGACAACCAAAAACTCGTGTTGCTACGTGGCATCAAGGCACGCAACCTCACTATCATGTAATAAAATAGATGGCTTACTAATGCACaaccttgttttttttctcatgtgGTAGGCTTCTATAATCACACGTGTTAAGTGGGACGGGTGCTTGTACAGGATGTCACAATAGTGCAAGGAAGGAAAGCAAGATTTGCAGTCACGGACATGTTCAACGAGATTAGTAGATTTGTTAGCGTCCACATTCTTTGCATGCTCTTTCAGACGTGTACTACTGCGTCGCCCAGTCTGCCCGATATGCACTTGTTTGCATGGCATTGGGGTCCTATAAACACTGCTTGTGCGCATGGCACATACTCCAGTCATTGTCTTTGTGCTGTTTGCCTTTCAATAAATCCCTTACATGTGTAATATGTATCATGTCACTATTTTTTAAAGGCTCCTGTTTAGAGGATATATCATGTGGTGTGGGTAAAACTATTTCCATTGCCAATAATTAGCTGTAATTTTTTTAACATTGACAAGAATAATTAGCTGCAATTTTTAACACTGACCAGCAGGTTACTGAGGTGGGTATTTTGCAGAAGGCCATTCCAACTAGGAGCTGTGCAGAAGGTAAAAAGAAAAGGGgtggagggggggtggggggcagcAGTTCTAGTAGTTTGAGCACATAAACATGCAACCTGGAACGAATGGAGTGTATGATGAGACTTGTGGTCAAGGGGAAGGGTGTATAATGGATGTCCAGGGAAGGTGTAGAAAATTTTGGGAAATAAAAGCAGATTGGTGATGCAGCAGTGATCACTCCAAGGCTGCACATTGTTGAAACAGCAAGGGTGCTCTCCATCTGCTCTGATGACTGGCAGAATGACCATCAAAGTAGGAAGCAATTTACAGGCGGAGGCCATGGACATGTCCATGGCGTGAAATAGTGGATTAGCTGAGTTATTACTAGCACAACCACCAAGCCTGCCCTGTACTTTGCGCTAAGGTATACAGCCCTGCTAAAAATAATGTGCCATTGGGCATTTTGGTGCATGTGAGTGCTCCAGAACATTTGCAACGAGTGCAGCAGTGAGTGTATGACAACAGACTGCAAATCAATTGtttaaaagccgccgcggtggctgagtggttatgacactcggccgctgacccgaaagatgctggttcggtcccggccacggcggtcgaatttcgatggaggcgaaattctagaggcccgtgtgctgtgcgatgtcagtgcacgttaaagaacccctcatggtcaaaatttctggggcccttcactacggcgtctctcatagcctgagtcgctttgggacgttaagccgccataaaccaaaccaattgtTTCAATGTTGGCAATATGACATGCTTTAGCACATTGTTTCATGCTCATGGCATTGTTCATACTTATTTTAAGCAAATATATGAAGGGGACTGGAATATGCTCTTCATTTCTGCCTGAGCAAGTGCCCATTGAATGCATAAATACTATAATATAGTGAATATAAAATTGATTAAGCATCAGTTATGAAATTTTGTGTGAATGTCAAAGTGCTGACACTGTTTTCTGGATTCACCTGTGCAACTGTGCATTCTTATATGGCAGTGGTGATTGTTGCTTGTCTGCATTGCTATATACACCTACAGAAAGCCTTCTCCTCAACTGCTGAAGGTGCATGCTGTAAAGTTGTGCATTTATTGGTCCTTCTGCTCAATTCATATGTATTGAAATGTAAACTCACCAATTCTTCAAGACATGATTGCGCGTAGACATGACATGGGTGTAGAATTTAGTACTGATGTCAgcttaaagatgcactaaagaggaatctgaactcgcctTTGTAccacgggaactcgatctacaggttcctggcattcttagaaacttcgaattattgtcctgtgcggcagATTTTTCTAATTTgaatcagattaaacgtcccggctcctgccttttttttaactaaacgctgaaggtaggaggagtcaaccaacgcttggagcgcctttcagccagtcccgtgacGGCTTTGCTTCGCTTTTAtattgttttttaggtttctgtgaataaatagtttcagtcgcagactacatagctgcaaattaggcccacggaagtAAAAATACGTGTGGACTCTGATTTACTTATCACCCTGCCGATGGCAGctgcaagccgccacgggactggctgaaaggcattccacgcattggttgactcctcctaccttcagtgttgagtttaaaaaaaaggcgggagctggtacgtttaatccgatttaactTATGGAAATCGGCAGCACAcgacaataattcaaagtttctaagaatgctcggaacatgTAGAGAGAGTTCCCGCAGTAGGGAACtcagtaaaaagacgagttcaaattcctctttagtgcacctttaacatgGGTGTTGCTGCCAACAAAGCAGAGTGGAATAGAAGCTGCTGTTTTTGTACCTAAACACTATACAGTGAGAGTGATCCATTTCGGAAAATTTTCGTGAAAAGAAGGTGGAATTTCATATCTGTGCTGTGTACATGTGCTATAAATCATTTCTTCTCTTATTGAGCCTTCCTTGACACCTTGAATTGATGCGTTAGTGCATGCCTTCTCATTTTCTTCGATTTTCATTTGAGCTACTGGCGTTAATAGATTTATTGCACAGATAAGCCTTTATAAAGTTAGTTTGAAGCCTAGTCAGTGCTTTCAAATAAGTCTGAAAGATACTTTAtgcattgcattttttttgtgcCAGAAGTTTACTGAACTTCGTTTATTTGCTTGAGGCTCACAAAATTTGTGCATTGTATATTTAACTCAATATATGTATGTTACTTGCTGTGGAGGTGTTCTAATTTATTGCAGTCAATTTCTTaacttgctgctgcagcttgttAAAAATTACCAAAAGCAGTAAAATTAAGTTTACCTCCTCTCACACTGCCAAATGGCACTGCATCCACATTTGTGGACGGGACCTGAATATAATCATATCCTCATATACAAGGTGCTATGTCCACAGATGTGGGTGCAAGAAAAAGTactgaaatctgaaaaaaaaaaaaaatcgtgtagAAACATTTAAAGCTTGGCATGTTAAATGAGCACAAAAAATCAGTTTTGAAGTGAACTCCTTCATGTTTTATATCAGCGCGGGTATGATTCCAGAGAGTGTacattttcttttactttttttacaAGCATTGAAGGACATGAGACACATGATTTTAGTTGCATCAGTTCTGCTCTTtaatgatgcataagacatggatcacatggatcaccacgtgatATTTACATACAACTGTTTAATTTAGAgttgaattttttctttcatgcttttTTGGTTTCAGTTGATggaaccgaacgatggctgtgacgggTAAGAAgtgtttaggtcacatgaggcatgaaaaaaactgcaatacaatcactgatatgttgttttctttttattccatCTCTTGAAGCACGCTGatttaaatgtcgtagtgaattaaaactatgttcagcgattgtattgcagtttttttcatgccttgcaTGACCTAAACACTTCTTACATGTTGCAACTATCATTCAGTTTATGAAACCAAACCAGcctcaagaagaaattcaattatatatcATTTAGCGATCGTAAGGGAATATCAGAGGGTGAT comes from the Amblyomma americanum isolate KBUSLIRL-KWMA chromosome 1, ASM5285725v1, whole genome shotgun sequence genome and includes:
- the LOC144114128 gene encoding uncharacterized protein LOC144114128 isoform X2, whose amino-acid sequence is MIVDNSSIVHLLPLNWALIDTVLWEVLALLFLVSSSLLMHSKIFGLGCMCSCLALGIVRFLRPKSPLQCLFPAAASQDIMMSPITAS